In Calidithermus timidus DSM 17022, the following are encoded in one genomic region:
- a CDS encoding low molecular weight protein-tyrosine-phosphatase — protein sequence MIRVLFVCMGNICRSPMAEGIFRKLLRERGLEGRFEVDSAGTGGWHAGEEADPRTRRVLERHGASFAHRARQVNAQDAEYDHIFVMDRENLTTLRRMLPQAQSRIRLVMDLAGGGEVPDPYYDDLEAFEQVYAMLERAITAFLDQVAPELAKDGPHR from the coding sequence ATGATCAGAGTTTTGTTCGTCTGTATGGGCAATATCTGTCGCTCGCCGATGGCGGAAGGGATTTTTCGCAAGCTGCTTCGGGAGCGGGGCCTCGAGGGCCGCTTCGAGGTGGATTCTGCCGGAACTGGCGGTTGGCACGCGGGCGAAGAGGCCGACCCGCGCACCCGGCGCGTGCTGGAGCGCCACGGCGCTTCTTTTGCTCACCGTGCCCGGCAGGTGAACGCCCAGGATGCGGAGTACGACCACATTTTCGTGATGGACCGGGAAAACCTGACAACCCTGCGCCGGATGCTGCCTCAGGCTCAGTCTAGGATTCGGCTGGTGATGGACCTGGCGGGCGGGGGAGAGGTGCCCGACCCCTACTACGACGACCTCGAGGCCTTCGAGCAGGTGTACGCGATGCTCGAGCGGGCCATCACGGCTTTCTTGGATCAGGTAGCCCCGGAGCTAGCGAAGGATGGCCCGCACCGGTGA